In Opitutus sp., one genomic interval encodes:
- a CDS encoding ATP-dependent zinc metalloprotease FtsH → MSDPKNDLKRRPLKNLPPDRFPVKVSLIWLSIIAAVVALYLFSPAHTTVPATLKLQQVIELAEQDQVASGIIRYDVSYGRNGATLTGKTKTATLDSETGKTDQFRASGNLTESNLEILQKSKVFEEPPVSNAWSGLIMNLLPVLLIIGLLYFLFVRQLRQAGRGAMSFGKSRAKLLSRDREKITFAEVAGCDEAKEEVSEVVEFLKDPKKFQKMGGKIPKGLLLVGPPGTGKTLLAKAVAGEADVPFFSISGSDFVEMFVGVGASRVRDMFEQGRKNAPCIIFIDEIDAVGRQRGAGLGGGNDEREQTLNSMLVEMDGFDTTEGVIIIAATNRADVLDQALLRPGRFDRQVYVDLPDVLGREQILRVHARKITMADSVDLNVIARGTPGLSGADLANLLNEAALLAARRNKKKVEMIDVDDAREKVQFGRERRRVMDDREKKLTAYHEAGHAIVQTILDDGTVPVHKVTIIPRGRSLGSTMFIPKKDLLTQEKKRMLGQIAMGMGGRIAEELVMDDVSSGAYGDIKHVTKIARHMVCDWGMSSLGPIAYGDNQDTVFLGREIGRSHTYSEETARKIDAEITRIINEQYARATEIISAHRPALDKIAEALLEYETIEGKHVMEIVQTGAISSPVIRELPPALPPSADDKPAKKAKDAHEGLGGNPAPSPA, encoded by the coding sequence ATGTCTGATCCCAAAAACGACCTCAAACGCCGCCCGCTAAAGAACCTTCCGCCGGACCGTTTCCCGGTAAAAGTGTCCTTGATCTGGTTGTCGATCATCGCAGCCGTTGTCGCCCTTTATCTGTTTAGCCCCGCTCACACGACGGTACCGGCCACCTTGAAGTTGCAGCAGGTGATTGAGTTGGCCGAGCAAGATCAGGTCGCCTCGGGCATCATCCGCTACGATGTTTCCTACGGACGTAACGGCGCGACGCTCACCGGTAAAACCAAGACCGCGACGCTCGACTCCGAGACCGGCAAAACCGACCAATTCCGCGCCTCCGGTAACCTGACCGAGTCCAACCTGGAAATCCTGCAAAAATCGAAGGTCTTCGAGGAGCCGCCCGTTTCCAATGCCTGGTCTGGGCTGATCATGAACCTGCTGCCGGTTCTGTTGATCATCGGCCTGCTTTATTTCTTGTTTGTTCGCCAACTGCGCCAAGCCGGTCGGGGCGCGATGAGCTTCGGCAAGAGCCGCGCCAAGCTACTGTCCCGTGATCGTGAAAAAATCACGTTCGCCGAGGTGGCCGGTTGCGATGAGGCTAAAGAGGAGGTTTCCGAGGTCGTCGAGTTCCTTAAGGACCCCAAGAAATTCCAGAAAATGGGCGGTAAGATTCCTAAGGGTTTGCTGCTGGTCGGTCCTCCCGGTACGGGTAAAACGCTCCTCGCCAAGGCGGTTGCCGGCGAGGCCGATGTGCCCTTTTTCAGTATCTCCGGTTCCGACTTCGTCGAGATGTTCGTCGGCGTGGGTGCAAGCCGTGTGCGCGATATGTTTGAGCAGGGCCGTAAGAACGCGCCGTGCATTATCTTTATCGACGAGATCGACGCGGTCGGCCGTCAGCGCGGAGCCGGTCTTGGTGGCGGTAACGACGAGCGCGAGCAAACGCTTAACTCGATGCTCGTCGAGATGGACGGCTTCGACACCACCGAGGGCGTGATCATCATCGCTGCGACCAACCGGGCCGATGTGCTCGACCAGGCCCTGTTGCGGCCGGGTCGTTTTGACCGCCAGGTTTACGTCGACCTGCCCGACGTGCTGGGCCGCGAACAGATCCTGCGCGTGCATGCCCGCAAGATCACCATGGCTGACAGCGTCGACCTCAACGTCATTGCGCGTGGGACTCCGGGCCTCTCCGGCGCGGACTTGGCCAATTTACTCAACGAGGCCGCGTTGCTCGCCGCCCGTCGTAACAAGAAAAAGGTCGAGATGATCGACGTCGACGATGCGCGCGAAAAGGTTCAGTTCGGACGCGAGCGCCGCCGCGTGATGGACGATCGCGAAAAGAAGCTCACCGCTTACCACGAGGCCGGCCACGCCATCGTGCAGACCATCTTGGATGACGGCACCGTGCCGGTGCACAAGGTCACCATCATCCCGCGCGGCCGTTCACTCGGCAGCACCATGTTCATTCCGAAAAAAGACCTGCTGACCCAGGAAAAGAAGCGCATGCTCGGGCAAATTGCCATGGGCATGGGCGGACGCATCGCCGAAGAATTGGTCATGGACGATGTCAGCAGCGGGGCCTACGGCGACATCAAGCATGTCACCAAAATAGCCCGACACATGGTGTGTGATTGGGGCATGAGTTCGCTCGGTCCCATCGCCTACGGGGATAACCAGGACACGGTTTTCCTTGGACGCGAAATCGGTCGCAGCCACACCTACAGCGAGGAGACCGCGCGCAAGATCGATGCGGAGATCACGCGTATTATCAACGAGCAATACGCGCGGGCCACCGAGATCATCAGCGCCCACCGTCCGGCCCTGGATAAAATCGCCGAGGCGCTGCTTGAGTACGAGACCATCGAGGGCAAACACGTCATGGAGATCGTGCAGACCGGCGCAATTAGCTCGCCCGTTATCCGCGAACTCCCTCCGGCCTTGCCTCCATCGGCCGACGACAAGCCGGCCAAGAAAGCGAAAGACGCTCACGAGGGGCTTGGCGGTAACCCTGCACCGTCTCCGGCCTGA
- the tilS gene encoding tRNA lysidine(34) synthetase TilS, with the protein MNSPRSPVSAVAKKNDWPALANRLAELVPRSALHPAVVAWAGGESAAARGAWAVAFSGGADSLALLLLLWAHWPDRRRRLLALHFDHRLRGRASTADAQFCARVCAALGVRFVGGKWAEARAQASEAEARTARFAFFQRELARRRIHALWLGHQQDDIAETLLMRIARGSGTAGLAAPRPLQLMPAGRVHVRALLTLKKAEIVAALAGLGVVWREDASNATEAYQRNRLRHSGLPEWKAATGGRDALAGAALSRELLEEDDIALEAWVDAVAPVSADGKRLDVIRLHGLPRAVVRRALHRWLVAQADTGDLSRQGFNSLLAAVERGAFTRFSLGRSGLAVIRKGVLALEDKRQRQRQKE; encoded by the coding sequence CTGAATTCTCCGCGTTCCCCCGTATCCGCCGTGGCTAAAAAAAACGACTGGCCGGCGCTAGCCAACCGCTTGGCCGAGCTTGTTCCGCGCTCCGCGCTTCATCCCGCCGTGGTGGCGTGGGCGGGGGGCGAATCCGCCGCCGCGCGGGGGGCGTGGGCGGTGGCGTTTTCCGGCGGGGCGGACTCGCTCGCGCTCTTGCTGTTGCTCTGGGCGCATTGGCCGGACCGGCGGAGGCGCTTACTCGCTTTGCATTTTGATCACCGCTTGCGCGGGCGGGCGTCCACTGCCGATGCCCAGTTTTGCGCGCGGGTCTGCGCCGCTTTAGGGGTGCGTTTTGTCGGCGGTAAATGGGCCGAGGCCCGCGCTCAGGCCAGTGAGGCCGAGGCGCGCACGGCACGCTTTGCATTTTTTCAACGCGAGCTCGCCCGGCGTCGTATCCACGCCCTTTGGCTCGGGCACCAACAGGACGATATCGCGGAAACCCTGCTCATGCGCATCGCCCGGGGCAGCGGAACCGCGGGATTGGCCGCACCGCGTCCGCTCCAACTCATGCCGGCCGGGCGTGTTCACGTGCGCGCACTGCTCACCTTAAAAAAAGCCGAGATCGTGGCCGCGCTCGCCGGTCTGGGCGTCGTTTGGCGGGAGGACGCCAGCAACGCGACGGAAGCATATCAGCGCAACCGCTTGCGTCATTCTGGGCTTCCCGAATGGAAAGCCGCCACTGGGGGCCGCGATGCGCTGGCCGGCGCCGCCTTGTCGAGGGAGTTACTCGAAGAGGATGACATTGCGCTGGAGGCCTGGGTGGACGCAGTCGCACCGGTGTCGGCTGATGGCAAACGACTTGATGTCATTAGATTGCACGGCTTGCCGCGCGCGGTGGTGCGGAGGGCGTTGCACCGCTGGTTGGTGGCGCAGGCGGACACCGGCGACCTCTCGCGGCAGGGATTTAACTCATTGCTGGCAGCGGTGGAAAGGGGGGCATTTACGCGATTCAGCCTCGGGCGGAGCGGGTTGGCCGTGATTCGCAAGGGCGTCCTCGCTTTAGAAGATAAGCGGCAGCGCCAACGTCAGAAGGAATGA
- the serS gene encoding serine--tRNA ligase, with product MLDPKLLRESPDLVRAAIAKKHLSVDVDAILALDADWRNQLQLVEALRAQQKAANTDMAKLPKGSPEFIAKVQEMKAVSALAKDGEVALKDVEDRLKQALMTLPNIPHASVPEGRTPEENVVFSTWGSCDGLSPDAKAHWEIAGFEKLFDFARGAKVTGAGFPFYIGDGARIVRALLQFFIEEDGKAGYVEVNPPIFVNAASATATGQLPDKEGQMYEAVADGFYAVPTAEVPLTNFFRDEILDEAALPVKRCAYTPCFRREAGSYGKDVRGLNRLHQFDKVELLKWVHPSTSYAELDALRDDAENLLRLLGLPYRVLLMCGGDLGFSQAKKYDIEVWSAGQKRWLEVSSCSNFETFQARRAQIRFRGKDGKPELVHTINGSGLAVPRVLAALLENNLQADGRVKIPSALVPYFGKEYLTFA from the coding sequence ATGCTCGATCCCAAGCTCCTCCGTGAGTCGCCCGACCTTGTCCGGGCGGCGATTGCCAAAAAACACCTTTCCGTCGATGTCGACGCCATCCTCGCGCTCGATGCCGACTGGCGTAATCAGCTTCAGTTGGTGGAGGCACTCCGCGCCCAACAAAAGGCCGCCAACACCGACATGGCCAAGCTGCCCAAGGGCTCTCCCGAGTTCATCGCCAAGGTGCAGGAAATGAAGGCTGTCTCCGCACTGGCCAAGGACGGCGAAGTTGCCCTTAAGGACGTCGAGGACCGCCTCAAGCAGGCCCTGATGACGTTGCCCAACATCCCCCACGCTTCCGTGCCCGAGGGCCGCACCCCCGAGGAAAATGTGGTTTTCTCCACCTGGGGTTCGTGCGACGGTCTCTCGCCCGACGCCAAGGCTCACTGGGAAATCGCCGGGTTTGAAAAACTCTTCGACTTCGCCCGCGGGGCCAAGGTCACCGGCGCCGGTTTCCCGTTCTATATTGGTGACGGTGCACGCATCGTCCGCGCGTTGCTGCAGTTCTTCATCGAGGAGGATGGTAAGGCCGGCTACGTGGAGGTAAACCCGCCGATCTTCGTCAACGCCGCCAGCGCCACCGCCACCGGCCAGTTGCCCGACAAAGAGGGCCAGATGTACGAGGCCGTCGCTGACGGTTTTTATGCCGTGCCGACCGCCGAGGTGCCACTCACGAATTTCTTCCGCGACGAGATCCTCGACGAGGCAGCGCTTCCCGTGAAGCGCTGCGCCTACACGCCTTGTTTCCGCCGCGAGGCGGGCAGTTACGGCAAGGACGTGCGAGGGCTCAACCGTCTGCACCAGTTCGACAAAGTGGAACTGCTCAAGTGGGTCCATCCTTCCACCAGCTACGCTGAGTTGGATGCGTTGCGCGACGACGCCGAAAACCTCCTGCGCCTGCTCGGGCTGCCTTACCGCGTGCTGCTCATGTGCGGCGGCGACCTGGGTTTTTCCCAAGCGAAAAAGTACGACATCGAGGTCTGGTCGGCCGGGCAGAAGCGCTGGTTGGAGGTGTCGAGCTGTTCCAACTTTGAGACATTCCAGGCGCGCCGTGCGCAGATCCGTTTCCGCGGCAAGGACGGCAAGCCCGAGTTGGTGCACACCATCAACGGCTCCGGCCTCGCCGTGCCGCGCGTGTTGGCTGCTCTGTTGGAAAACAACCTCCAAGCCGACGGCCGCGTGAAAATTCCCTCCGCGCTCGTGCCGTATTTCGGCAAGGAATACCTGACGTTCGCCTGA
- a CDS encoding site-specific integrase produces MSPSAFIVSRFVNRNGITSWRVDGRLHGLRIRKNFKTRVEAGAEKDALDIKAAQSDTGIRATSTRLTDEQLHEAEAAFRRLADAPKSLEFYLDYALANYRAPEREITVDDAVAVYLDTKKKEHANGMLSECQLKDIRVRLEVLIKSFRGKSLAVLSRETLAAHCQRGTPKPKTFNNRRGILFTFFKFAFCQDWVAANPLEKVPHLRIAHRRGSAKTLNAEQSVALMRHVEQIDGGALVPFFALALFAGIRPCLRTGEIFKLKPEHVRLDTGVILIEPEVSKVRMKRNVTIPANLAAWLTAYPISRFPIIPKNLQHQRARIAEKFGLSHDIMRHTFISMHVAKYRSMGEAALQAGNSESIIRKHYLDLKTPAEAEQFFGILPTPVVAVATATVTPLEVLPLAIAA; encoded by the coding sequence ATGTCCCCGTCCGCATTCATCGTTTCCCGCTTCGTAAACCGTAACGGCATCACCTCCTGGCGAGTCGATGGCCGACTCCACGGCCTGCGCATCCGCAAGAACTTCAAAACCCGCGTCGAGGCCGGCGCTGAAAAAGACGCTCTAGATATTAAGGCGGCTCAGTCCGATACCGGCATCCGTGCCACCTCCACCCGCCTGACCGACGAACAGCTCCACGAAGCCGAGGCCGCGTTCCGTCGTTTGGCCGACGCGCCCAAGTCGCTCGAATTCTACCTCGATTACGCGTTGGCCAACTACCGCGCCCCCGAGCGCGAAATCACCGTGGATGACGCCGTCGCCGTCTACCTCGACACCAAGAAAAAAGAGCACGCCAACGGCATGCTGTCCGAGTGCCAGTTGAAGGACATCCGCGTCCGCCTCGAAGTCCTCATAAAGTCGTTCCGTGGCAAATCGCTCGCGGTGCTCTCCCGTGAAACCCTCGCCGCCCATTGTCAGCGCGGCACCCCCAAGCCCAAGACCTTTAACAACAGGCGCGGCATCCTGTTTACCTTTTTCAAGTTCGCCTTCTGTCAGGACTGGGTCGCCGCCAACCCGCTGGAAAAGGTGCCCCACCTGCGCATCGCCCATCGTCGCGGTTCGGCCAAGACCCTAAACGCCGAGCAGTCCGTCGCCCTCATGCGCCACGTCGAGCAGATCGACGGCGGGGCCTTGGTGCCGTTCTTCGCCTTGGCGCTCTTCGCCGGGATTCGTCCCTGCCTGCGCACCGGCGAAATCTTCAAGCTCAAGCCCGAGCACGTCCGCCTCGATACCGGCGTCATCCTAATCGAACCCGAGGTTTCGAAGGTCCGCATGAAGCGCAACGTAACCATTCCGGCCAATCTCGCCGCCTGGTTAACCGCGTACCCAATCAGCCGTTTCCCGATCATCCCTAAAAACCTGCAACACCAGCGGGCGCGCATCGCCGAAAAGTTCGGCCTCTCCCACGACATCATGCGGCACACGTTTATTTCCATGCACGTGGCCAAATACCGCTCGATGGGTGAAGCGGCGCTCCAAGCGGGTAATTCGGAAAGCATCATCCGCAAGCACTACCTTGACCTCAAAACGCCCGCCGAGGCCGAGCAGTTCTTCGGTATCCTGCCAACGCCAGTCGTTGCCGTCGCCACGGCCACGGTCACGCCGTTGGAGGTGCTGCCCCTGGCTATCGCCGCGTAA